AGGTGGAACTGCGCGGCGACCTCACTGGCCGCCACGAGGTGCCCGTGGTGGATCGGGTCGAACGTTCCGCCCATGACGCCGAGGCGGCGCTTGCCGGGGTTCGACGGGGCGTTGCCCGGGCCGGTAGGCATGTCCTGCTCTCCCATGCGTGCAGACCCTACCGGCCCGTCCTGAGGACACCGGTCGGAGGAGGCCCGGAGTGCCCTGTTATGGGCACCGGGTGCCTCAGCGGTCGCGGTTGAAGCGGGTGGTGATCCACAGCAGGAGCAGCAGGACGACGAAAGCGCCGCCACCGGTGAGAAGGGGGTTGAGGCTCTCGTGGTTGCCGCCGTGCTCCTCGCCCTCGGCGGCAAGGGTGACCAACTGGGCTGCGGCGCTGTGGAAGCTCATCTTCGGCAGGACCTATCCGGTGGGCGGGATAAAGATGTCGGCCCATCGTAAGCGGGCGGCTCCGCGCCGATCACGCCGACTCCGCCGCGAGGGAACTTCCGCGCTCTTTCAGTCGTCTTTCTGCCTGTAGCCACGCAGCAGGAACCACGCGGTCAGGGCACAGCCCACCAGCATCACGACCAGTACGACCCGGAGCAGGTTTCCGGCCCCTTGCTGCTCGGCTGCGCCCGCGGCTCCGGCGAGCCAGGCGGACGCGGGGTTGTGCTCCATGACGGGACTCCTTCGCTGTACTGCCCGTCCACCGTATCTCCGCCTAGGCTGGGCTCTGCTTCGGGGGCGCAAAGGACCGCACAAGGGTCCGCAAAGGGTCACTCTCACGCACATGGGGGAAGACATGTCCGACGACGGACACGAGCAGAACGGGCACGAGCAGAACGGGCACGAGAACGTGCCGAGCAGGCAGCGCAGGCGCTTCCCCGGAATCTCCTCGCGTGCGTACGAGCACCCTGCCGACCGCTCCGCCCTGGTGGCGCTGCGGAAGCTGAGCGGGTTCGACACGGTCTTCAAGGCGCTCAGCGGGCTGCTGCCCGAGCGGAGCCTGAGGCTGCTGTTCCTGTCCGACTCCGTACGGGTGTCGGACCAGCAGTTCGCGTACCTCAACGACATGCTGCGGGACGCCTGTTACATCCTGGACCTGGAGAAGGTCCCGCCGATGTACGTGAGCCAGGACCCGAAGCCGAACGCGATGTGCATCGGCCTGGACGAGCCGATCATCGTCGTCACCACGGGCCTCGTCGATCTGCTGGACGAGGAGGAGATGCGGGCGGTCGTCGGGCACGAGGTGGGGCACGCCCTGTCCGGCCACGCGGTCTACCGGACCATCCTGCTGTTCCTGACCAGCCTCGCCATCCGGGTGGCGTGGATCCCGCTGGGCAACCTCGCGATCATGGCGATCGTGACCGCGCTGCGCGAGTGGTTCCGCAAGTCGGAGCTGTCGGCGGACCGGGCGGGGCTGCTGGTGGGGCAGGACCTGAGGGCCTCGATGCGGGGTCTGATGAAGCTGGCGGGCGGCCACCATCTGCACGAGATGAACGTGGACGCGTTCCTGAAGCAGGCCGAGGAGTACGAGGCCGGGGGCGATCTGCGCGACTCCGTGCTGAAGATCCTCAATGTGCTGCCGCGTTCCCACCCCTTCACCACCGTGCGGGCGGCCGAGCTGAAGAAGTGGGCCGAGTCCCGCGACTACCAGCGGATCATGGACGGCCACTACCCGCGCCGCACCGAGGACAAGGACACCTCGGTCACGGACTCCTTCCGTGAGTCGGCGGCCAGCTACGCGAGCAATGTGAAGAGCTCCAAGGACCCCCTGATGAAGCTGGTCAGCGACATCGCCGGCGGCGCGGGCGACCTGGGCGGCCGCGTCCGCCGAGGCTTCGGCGGCTTCACGACCACGACCACAAGGGACGACCAGCCTCCGACGGACACGGACACACCGCCCCGCAATGACAACTGACGGCCGCTGAAGACGCCCAAAGGGGCGCGGGGAACTGCGCGAGCAACCACTGACGGCCCGCAGCCGCCGCACAACCGCACCCCTAATGCGAAATGGCGTCAAACCTTCGGCTGAGCCCCAGTGGCCAACGTCCCGCACACCGCCGTCGCCCGATCCGTGGCGAACGGATCCGTGCCGGCCGGCCCGCCCGTCTTCGCGGTCTGGCCGGCCAGCAGCGGACTCAGCACCTCCGCCACGTCGCCCCCGCAGGACATCGGCCCGGCCTGGACGTACGACACGGTGAGCTGGGCCTGGTGCAGGCGCACGTCGTTGTGGTCGAAGCGGAACCGCATCTCGCGCCGCACGGTGAACAGCGACGCCTCGGCCTTGGCACCCGCCCCGACGGGCCGCAGCGCGTACACGAAGGTGTGGTCCGCGGTGACCTCGAGGAACGTCGAGTCGGTCTCGGTGGCCCGCAGGGTCCCCTGCACCCGGATCCTCGGGTCGGCCAGCTCGACGCTCTTGGCGTCGAAGCGCACCAGCCATCCGGTGACCGTGTGGCGCCCGTCGGCGGCCGGATGGCTCAGGCTCTCGTCGAACTGGAGGTGCTGGTCCGCCGGCAGCAGCACCCGCACGGGACGGGTCTGCCCGCCGGTGAGCACCTCCGGGTAGAGCGCGGAGCGGACGAGGTACTCCTTGACGGTGTCCAGCGCGCTCGACACCTGGGTCTGGGAGAAGTGCGAGGTGTCACGGGCGGCGGGCATCGTGATCCCCGCGGCGCCGATGCGGAACCGGGCGGCGGGGCTGTGCGCGTACAGCTGCTCGGGGTCGGTCGCGCCGGGCACCTTGCCCTCGGGGGCGAGCGGGACGACGGTCGCCCGGAAGAGGCTCGCTTCGACATCCCTCATCGCGGCGGGGCTCTCGTAGGGGTGCCGTACGCCCATGTAGATCGCCGTGCCGAAGGCCAGGGCGATCAGCAGGACCAGGACGAGCGCCTGCCGGGACAGTCCGCCGCGGCGGACCGGTGGACGGCGGCGGACGGCGGGCGCGTGGTCGGCGATGCGCTCCTGCGCGGAGAATTCCTGGAGCCGGGCAGCACGGACGAACGATTCGTCGAAGACGACGGATCGGTACTCGTCCTCTCCACCAGCGGGGCCGCCCTCGGGTGCCCCCTCGGGTGGTTCTCCAGGCCCTCCCATATCTTCAGAGTAGGTCTCCGGGAGCTCAGGTAAACGCCCCGCTGCGCGACAACTTCTGACAGGTTCTCACCAGGATCGTCAGCCGGTGGGCCGGTAAAGGCTCACGGCATCCGCGGGGTCGCCGAGATGGCCGGCTGGGAGTGGTCGGCGGAGGCCGAGGGTGCCGACCCGGTGCCCTGCTCCAGTCCGGTGGAGGCGGGGGCGGACGGACCTTGGTCCCGGCTGTTGGAGGAGGCGCCCCGGTAGACCGCGGTGAAGGCCAGCGCGACCATGCCGATGCCCATCACGAGGGCCAGCATCCAGGCGACGGGACGGTGCCAGCGGACCTGTTTGCCGTACGTCCCCGGGGCGCCGTAGCGGCCCTCCAGGACATCGGTGTCGTCCAGCTCGTCGAGCTCGGGATCATGGCCGAAACGGTCGTGCCCGTCGGGGCCGTACCCGTCCTCGTAGCGCTCGCCTCTGCCGTGGGTCCGGCGGGCCTCGGCCTCGGAGGCCTCCGCTCTCGCCTGCGCGGCGGCCAGGAGGCGTTCGACGGCGGTCGGCTCGTGCACCACGGCCGCTCGTACGAAGGCCTCGTCGAAGACCACGGAGGCGAACTCTTCGTCCGACACCCCGCGGTCGTGGTCGTCGTCGGGCTCCCAGCCGTCAGGGAACGGCGTGCCCCCCACGTCCTCCGGCACGGATCCAGAGTAGACCTGGGGGGTCAATTTGGGCAGACGGTATGGAAATTCATCCGCCTGGTGAGACACCTCTCGTGCGGCACCGGCGCGCACCGGGAGCGCGTGCCGCACGCATATGCGCGGACGCGCGCCTCAGCGCCGTACGTGCCCGTCGCCCGTGACGATGTACTTCGTGCTCGTCAGCTCCGGCAGCCCCATCGGGCCGCGCGCGTGCAGCTTCTGCGTGGAGATGCCGATCTCGGCGCCGAAGCCGAACTGGCCGCCGTCGGTGAAGCGGGTGGAGGCGTTCACGGCGACGGTCGTGGAGTCGACCAGCTGGGTGAAGCGGCGGGCGGCCTGCTGGGAGGTCGTCACGATGGCCTCGGTGTGACCGGAGGTCCACAGCCGGATGTGCTCGACGGCCTTGTCGAGCGAGTCGACAACCGCGGCGGCGATGTCGTAGGAGAGGTACTCGGTGTCCCAGTCCTCGAGCGTGGCCTCGACGACGGTCGCCTTGCTGTCCTTCGCGTACGCCAGCACCCGCTGGTCGGCGTGGACGGTCACCCCGGCCTCCGCGAGGGCGTCCAGGGCGCGCGGCAGGAACTCGGGGGCGATGTCCTGGTGGACCAGGAGGGTCTCGGCGGCGTTGCAGACGCTGGGGCGCTGGGCCTTGGAGTTGATCAGGATGTCGATCGCCATGTCGAGGTCCGCCTGGGCGTCGACGTAGACGTGGCAGTTGCCGGTGCCGGTCTCGATGACCGGGACGACGGACTCGGTGACGACCGTCTGGATCAGCGAGGCGCCGCCGCGCGGGATCAGGACGTCGACGAGGCCGCGGGCCCGCATCAGCTCGCGCACGCTCTCCCGGCTCTCGCCGGGCACCAGCTGGACGGCGTCGGCGGGCAGCCCGGCCCCGCCCACGGCGTCGCGCAGCACCCGCACGAGAGCGGTGTTGGACTCGTACGCCGAGGCCGAGCCGCGCAGCAGCACCGCGTTGCCGGACTTGAGGCACAGCGCCGCCGCGTCCACCGTCACGTTCGGCCGGGCCTCGTAGATGATGCCGACGACGCCGAGCGGGACCCGGACCTGGCGCAGGTCGATGCCGTTGGGGAGGGTGGAGCCGCGGACGACCTCGCCGACGGGGTCGGGCAGGGCGACGACGTCCCGCACGTCGGAGGCGATGGCGCGGATCCGCTCCGGGGTCAGCGTCAGCCGGTCGATGACGGTCTCGCTGGTGCCGGCCTCGCGGGCCTTGGCGATGTCCTTGGCGTTGGCCTCGACGATTTCGCTCGTACGGACCTCCAGGGCGTCCGCGATGGCGAGCAGCGCGTCGTCCTTCTCGGCCCGCGGGAGCGGGGCGAGGTCGGCGGCGGCGGCCTTGGCACGGTAGGCGGCCTGTGTGACCGGGGACATGGAGTCGTACGGCGAGAGCGTGGTCATGAGGGAAGGGTAGTGCGCCCTACGGAGGCGACTACCGCTCATCCCACACCCCGAGACACCTGTCCACCGGCCGTCAGAACGGGTGAACCCCCACCGGTGTCGCCGGCAGCGGGCCGTACCCCTCGGAGATGCGCTGGTGGTAGGTCTCGCGGTCGATGACCTCCAGGCCGACGATCTCCCAGGGCGGCAGCCCCGCGGTCAGGCGGTGCTCGCCCCACAGCCGCAGCGCGACGGCGGCCGCGTCGTGCAGATCGCGGGCCTCCTCCCAGTAGCGGATCTCCGCGTGGTCGTTGGCATAGCGGCTGGTCAGCAGAAAGGGATGGTCGTGGGCGAGCTGTTCGAGGCCGCGCCGCACTTCCTTCAGCGGGGCCTCCTTCCCGGAGACACTGAGGGTCACGTGCCACAGGCGGGGCAGGTCCCGCGGCTCCTCGTACCGATCACCGGCCGCGACGCTCGTCAGGGCGCGCTCCTCACCGGCCGCACGCGACGGGGCCTCGGCGGCACCGCTGCGGGACCGGTCCCCAGGGCGCACTCGTCTCACGACGGCCTCCTTTACGCAGTGACCGACCCGGTGGTCGTGCGGAATGTGTCCCTGAGACAAAGTTGAGCAGGCCGCAAGGGTTCGCGTGGCGCTTTTGCGGAACGTCCACCTGAGGGCGACGGTCTTGGCAGGGCGTTCACCCCGTTTTCGGCTACGACGTGGCCTCTGCGGCCTGCTGCCGCGCTCAGGGCTGCAGGATCACCAGGTCGTCCCGGTGCACGACCTCGCGCTCGTACGCCGGACCCAGCTCGCGCGCCAGCTCCCGCGTCGAACGTCCAATCAGCTGAGGGATCTCCTTGGCGTCGAAGCTGACGAGCCCCCGGGCCACCGCGCGCCCCTCGCCGTCCCGCAGTTCGACGGGGTCGCCGGCGTTGAACTCGCCCTCGACGGCGGCGATCCCGGCCGGCAGCAGCGACTTGCGGCGCTGGACGACCGCCCGGACCGCGCCGTCGTCCAGGGTCAGGGAGCCCTGCGGGGTGGAGGCGTGCTGAAGCCACAGCAGCCGGTCGGCGGAGCGCTTGCCGGTGGGGTGGAAGTAGGTGCCGGTATCGCCGCCGAAGAGCGCGTCGGCCGCATGGACCGCACTGGTCAGCACCACGGGGATGCCGGCCGCGGCGGCGATCCGGGCGGCCTCGACCTTGGTGACCATGCCGCCGGTGCCGACGCCGGCCTTGCCGGTGCTGCCGATGTCGACGCCGGCCAGGTCCGCGGGCCCGCGCACCTCCGCTATCCGCGAGGTACCCGGCTTGCTGGGGTCGCCGTCGTAGACCCCGTCGACGTCGGACAGGAGCACCAGGAGGTCGGCCCGCACCAGATGGGCCACCAGCGCGGCGAGCCGGTCGTTGTCGCCGAAGCGGATCTCGTCGGTGGCGACGGTGTCGTTCTCGTTGACGACCGGGAACGCGCCCATCGCCAGGAGCTTGTCGAGGGTGGTGGAGGCGTTGCGGTGGTGGGAGCGGCGGCTCATGTCGTCGCTGGTGAGCAGGACTTGGCCGACGCGGACGCCGTAACGGGCGAAGGAGGCGGTGTAGCGGGCCATGAGCAGGCCCTGGCCGACGCTGGCGGCCGCCTGCTGGCGGGCGAGGTCCTTGGGGCGGCGGCGCAGTCCCAGCGGGGCGAGTCCGGCCGCGATGGCGCCGGAGGAGACGAGGACGACCTCCTTCTCCCCGCCGCTGCGGCTCTTGGCGAGAACATCGACGAGCGCGTCGACCCGGTCGGCGTCCAGGCCGCCCGAGGCGGTGGTCAGCGACGAGGAACCCACCTTGACGACGATCCTGCGGGCCTCGCTCACGGCCTGCCTCACGCTTGCCACCTGCACTGTCCCCACTTCCTCGCGCGTGGCAGCAATCTACGCGAAGGAGCCGGTGCGAGACGTATCGGTCCAGCCCCCGGACACATCAGGAGGTAACTGTTTGCTCACCCTTCGCATACGGCAAAAAGGTTGTAGAGGTTGCTCATAGAAATCAAAGACGATCCAAATTTATTCTGAAGTTTGTGTCACCTAAAGTTCACAGCGTGAAGCGCATCCTGATCCGGTCCGGCAAGAGCCCGTTCGACGTGGTCCCCGTGGAAGAGTCCCTCCAGCGGGACATCATCGCCACCAACTCGGGCAACTTGATCTTCAGCGACGCCACCCACAAGCTGCTCGAGGCCCCGGACACCGAGGTGGTTTCGAACGGCATGCGGACCGTGGTGGCCGAGGCTGACCGGATCAACCAGGAGTACGACGCATTCGTCGTGCCTCTGGCCAACGCCTTCCGACCGTCCTTCGAGACGGCGCTCAAGCGGATGACACGACTGATCACCCGGCTGAAGATCCCCGTCGTCGTGGTCGGCGTCGGCGCACAGACCGGGTTGAACTACGACCCGGCGCGGCTGAAGCCCATCGAGCCGTCGGTGCGCGAGTTCGTCTCGGCGGTGCTCGACCGCAGCGCCTCCATCGGGGTGCGCGGCGAGTTCACCGAGCAGTACCTCAAGGACATGGGGTTCCGGGACGTCGAGACCATCGGCTGCCCCTCGCTGTTCATGTACGGCAAGGAACTCGACGTACAGAAGCGGTCCGCGGAGCTGACCGCCGAGTCCCGGATCGCGGTCAACGGGTCGCACAACGCGGTCCAGAAGCAGGGTCTGGGCAAGATCATCGAGCGGGCCCACGCCCGCTATCCGCATCTGCGCTTCATCGGCCAGAACCTCTCCGACGCACGGCAGTTGCACTGGCGGGACCTGTCGGACCCGAACTCCCGGGTGAAGGCGATACCGACGCACCCCGACCACCCGATGTACCAAGAGGACAAGGTCCGCGTCTACGTCGACCCGATCACCTGGATCGACGACCTGCGCGACTTCGACTTCTCCTTCGGATCCCGCATCCACGGCAACATCGCGGCGCTGCTCGCCGGCACGCCCGCCACCGTGCTCGTCGGTGACTCCCGGACCCTGGAGCTGTGCCGCTACTTCGACATCCCGCACGTCAGGATCGACAAGGTGCCAGCGGACCTGGACGCGGCGCGGCTGTACGAGGAGGCCGACTTCGGCAAGCTGGTGAGCGGTCACCACGAGCGCTTCGAGCGGTTCACGGCGTTCCTCGACCGCAACGGCCTGCAGAACACCTTCACGCACGGCGACGGCGGCGCGGCCTTCGAGAAGCGCATGAGCAAGCTGTCCTTCCCGGCGGGCGTCCGCCCCTGGCTGGAGGCCGATCTCGCCTCGCTGGCCACGCGGATGGCGTGGATGCAGCACCACATCACCGAACTGACCCTGGACAACGAGCGTTTGAAGCGGGACCTGGCCCAGGCGAAGGGCGGCTCCAGACCGGGCGTGGGCACTCCGGCGACGGCGGTCTACCGCCGGGCGCGCCGGGTCGTGGGCGCACCCATCCGCCGGGCCCTGGGGTCGGGCCGCCAGTAGGGCGGCAGGCAGAGGTCGGGCACTACCACTCCACGGTCGCCGTAAGGCACCCGGGCACGCGCGTGTCGTCCAGAGGTCGGCGGGCGTTAACCCGGGCGACGTCCTGCGACGACCTTGGAGTGACGCAGTGCCCCCTTCCCTCCCCCGCCGGCGCTCCACCAAGAGGCCGAAGAGACCGAAAAGGCAGAAGAGACTCCGCCTCGGACGCGCCCTGAAACGTCTCTTCAGGCGCCCCCGCAAACCCCTCCCCCTGCGTCGCAGGGCGGCCCAGGTCCTCGTCACGGCCCTCCTCGCCGCCGCCTTCGCGGCACAGGCCGTCGCGGCCCTCCTCCCCGACATCCCGCTGCTGCTCGCCGCGACGGCCGCCTCGGTGGCCGGGGAGGGCGTGCTGTACCGGTGGCAGCGCCCCATGATGTCGGTGTTCGCCAAGTCGCACGCGGACATCACCGTGCGGCACGTGCTGCGGGACCTGCTGCTGGTGGCGGGGCTGCTGCGGGTGGGCGAGCAGGAGCGGGAGTCGGTGTACGCCCCGCTCATCGCCGGTCTGCTGGTCTTCTACGGCCTGCACTTCGCGATCCAGGCGGTCTCCGTCCTGGTCCGCCGCACCCGCACCCTGCCGGTGGTGACCCGGAACATCGACGCCTCCGCACTGCGCCTGTCGACCGCGCCCCCCGCCCTGCTGCTGCGCCGCCCCGGGCACCGTCTGCTGCTGTTCGGGCTGCCGGCCACCGCCGGTCTCGCGGCCACGGCGTTGACGGACCTCCCGGCGGCCGCAGCGGCCGGGGTCGCGCTGTCGCTCCTGCTCGCCCTGCTGGGCCTGGGCGAGCTGCTGCTGCGGCTGCTGCCGAGCCGGCGTCCCGCGGGCGAGCAGGAGGTGCTCGACTGGTTCGACGCGTGGCTGGCCGACTACCGGCCGACGGTGGGCCTGTACTTCTCCGGGGGCGCGTCCTCGGCGTATCAGGCGAACATGTGGCTGGATGCGCTCGCCAAGCTCGACGCCCGGCCGGTGGTCGTGCTGCGCGAGCGCTTCATGGTGCAGAAGATCGCGGCGACCGACATCCCCGTCGTGTGTCTGCCCAAGGTCACCACCCTGATGCGGCTGGAGCAGTCCACGCTCCAGGTCCTGATCCACCCCTCCAACTCCGGCAAGACCTCCCAGGTCCTGCGCATCCCCACGCTCCGGCACACGTTCGTCAACCACGGCGAGAGCGACAAGCTGTCCTCGTGCAACCCGTACGCGAAGGCCTACGACGAGGTGTGGGTGGCCGGCCCCGCGGCGCGCGAACGGTACGCGATGGCCGAGGTCGGCGTGGACGACCGCGACGTGGTGGAGACCGGACGGCCCCAGCTGGACGCCGTACGGCCGTACGCGGGGCCGCCCTCCGGTCCGTACATGACCGTCCTGTACGCGCCGACCTGGGAGGGCTGGGACGGCAACCCGGGCAACACCTCGGTGGTCGAGGCGGGCGAGAACCTCGTACGGGCGCTGCTCGCGGACGACGGCGTACGGCTGCTCTACAAGCCGCACCCGCTGACTGGCTCGGTCGATCCGCGGGCTGGCGCGGCCGATCAGCGCATCCGGGAACTGATCCGGAGCGCCAACCGGCGGCGGACGGGGCCGCGGCCCGCCCCCGACGGCGAACTCGCCCGGTGTACGGCGGAGTTGGAACGGCTCACCACGGCCGCCTTCCGGACCAGCGCCGACCAGGTCGAGCGGATGCTGCTCCAGTCGGCACCGCAGAAGGGGCGGGCGAAGGCGGTGGAGCGGGCCACGGCCGCCTGGGAGGAGGCGTACTGGGCCTCGCTGCCGCAGTGGGAGCACCAGGTCGTCACGGACGCCCGGCCCACGCTGTACGCCTGCTTCAACCGGGCCGACCTGCTCATCAGCGATGTGTCGAGCGTGGTCAGCGACTTCCTGGCGAGCGGCAAGCCCTACGCGGTGGCCAACACCAGCGGGCTGTCCGAGGACGTGTTCCGCGAGAGCTTCCCCACGGTCCGGGCCGCCACCGTGCTGACGCCGGACGCGAGCGGGGTGCCGGAGCTGCTGGAGGCCGTACGCCGGCCCGAGAAGGACGGACTGGTCGAGGCGCGGGCCGAGTTGAAGCGCCATCTGCTGGGCCCGGCGGAACCGGCCTCACAGGTGCGCTTCAACGCCGCCGTACAGGCGCTGTGCGCGGAGGCCCGGGAGCACCGCGCACGGATGCGGGAGCGGCTGGCCGCGGAGATCCCCGGGCAGCGGCAGACCGAGGGCGAGCCCGAGACCGAATCCGAGTCCGAGTCCGAGGAGCAGCAGACCGCGGCTCCCTAGGCCCTCACGCCACCGCCGTCGGCCGGACGTCCCGGGCGGGCAGCATCCGGCGGGCCTTGCGCAGCGCCCGTCGGACGAAGGAGTCGAGCCCGCCCTCCCGGTACCCCGGGAACGCCCTGGCCTCGCGGGGTTCGGCGAGGTAGACGGAGTCGGGGATGCCGGCGGCGGCGTCACGGAAGTGGGGGTAGGCGAGATACACCCGGCGGCCGCGCTTCTCCAGCAGCGCGGCGGCCTGCTTCTTGGCCCGCAGGAACTCCAGGACGTCCGCGAGGAGCTCGGGCCGCT
Above is a window of Streptomyces sp. NBC_00490 DNA encoding:
- a CDS encoding M48 family metallopeptidase, coding for MSDDGHEQNGHEQNGHENVPSRQRRRFPGISSRAYEHPADRSALVALRKLSGFDTVFKALSGLLPERSLRLLFLSDSVRVSDQQFAYLNDMLRDACYILDLEKVPPMYVSQDPKPNAMCIGLDEPIIVVTTGLVDLLDEEEMRAVVGHEVGHALSGHAVYRTILLFLTSLAIRVAWIPLGNLAIMAIVTALREWFRKSELSADRAGLLVGQDLRASMRGLMKLAGGHHLHEMNVDAFLKQAEEYEAGGDLRDSVLKILNVLPRSHPFTTVRAAELKKWAESRDYQRIMDGHYPRRTEDKDTSVTDSFRESAASYASNVKSSKDPLMKLVSDIAGGAGDLGGRVRRGFGGFTTTTTRDDQPPTDTDTPPRNDN
- a CDS encoding SCO2583 family membrane protein, yielding MGGPGEPPEGAPEGGPAGGEDEYRSVVFDESFVRAARLQEFSAQERIADHAPAVRRRPPVRRGGLSRQALVLVLLIALAFGTAIYMGVRHPYESPAAMRDVEASLFRATVVPLAPEGKVPGATDPEQLYAHSPAARFRIGAAGITMPAARDTSHFSQTQVSSALDTVKEYLVRSALYPEVLTGGQTRPVRVLLPADQHLQFDESLSHPAADGRHTVTGWLVRFDAKSVELADPRIRVQGTLRATETDSTFLEVTADHTFVYALRPVGAGAKAEASLFTVRREMRFRFDHNDVRLHQAQLTVSYVQAGPMSCGGDVAEVLSPLLAGQTAKTGGPAGTDPFATDRATAVCGTLATGAQPKV
- a CDS encoding SCO2584 family spore wall biosynthesis protein, with the translated sequence MPEDVGGTPFPDGWEPDDDHDRGVSDEEFASVVFDEAFVRAAVVHEPTAVERLLAAAQARAEASEAEARRTHGRGERYEDGYGPDGHDRFGHDPELDELDDTDVLEGRYGAPGTYGKQVRWHRPVAWMLALVMGIGMVALAFTAVYRGASSNSRDQGPSAPASTGLEQGTGSAPSASADHSQPAISATPRMP
- a CDS encoding glutamate-5-semialdehyde dehydrogenase, with the translated sequence MTTLSPYDSMSPVTQAAYRAKAAAADLAPLPRAEKDDALLAIADALEVRTSEIVEANAKDIAKAREAGTSETVIDRLTLTPERIRAIASDVRDVVALPDPVGEVVRGSTLPNGIDLRQVRVPLGVVGIIYEARPNVTVDAAALCLKSGNAVLLRGSASAYESNTALVRVLRDAVGGAGLPADAVQLVPGESRESVRELMRARGLVDVLIPRGGASLIQTVVTESVVPVIETGTGNCHVYVDAQADLDMAIDILINSKAQRPSVCNAAETLLVHQDIAPEFLPRALDALAEAGVTVHADQRVLAYAKDSKATVVEATLEDWDTEYLSYDIAAAVVDSLDKAVEHIRLWTSGHTEAIVTTSQQAARRFTQLVDSTTVAVNASTRFTDGGQFGFGAEIGISTQKLHARGPMGLPELTSTKYIVTGDGHVRR
- the proB gene encoding glutamate 5-kinase, producing the protein MSEARRIVVKVGSSSLTTASGGLDADRVDALVDVLAKSRSGGEKEVVLVSSGAIAAGLAPLGLRRRPKDLARQQAAASVGQGLLMARYTASFARYGVRVGQVLLTSDDMSRRSHHRNASTTLDKLLAMGAFPVVNENDTVATDEIRFGDNDRLAALVAHLVRADLLVLLSDVDGVYDGDPSKPGTSRIAEVRGPADLAGVDIGSTGKAGVGTGGMVTKVEAARIAAAAGIPVVLTSAVHAADALFGGDTGTYFHPTGKRSADRLLWLQHASTPQGSLTLDDGAVRAVVQRRKSLLPAGIAAVEGEFNAGDPVELRDGEGRAVARGLVSFDAKEIPQLIGRSTRELARELGPAYEREVVHRDDLVILQP
- a CDS encoding polysaccharide pyruvyl transferase family protein — its product is MKRILIRSGKSPFDVVPVEESLQRDIIATNSGNLIFSDATHKLLEAPDTEVVSNGMRTVVAEADRINQEYDAFVVPLANAFRPSFETALKRMTRLITRLKIPVVVVGVGAQTGLNYDPARLKPIEPSVREFVSAVLDRSASIGVRGEFTEQYLKDMGFRDVETIGCPSLFMYGKELDVQKRSAELTAESRIAVNGSHNAVQKQGLGKIIERAHARYPHLRFIGQNLSDARQLHWRDLSDPNSRVKAIPTHPDHPMYQEDKVRVYVDPITWIDDLRDFDFSFGSRIHGNIAALLAGTPATVLVGDSRTLELCRYFDIPHVRIDKVPADLDAARLYEEADFGKLVSGHHERFERFTAFLDRNGLQNTFTHGDGGAAFEKRMSKLSFPAGVRPWLEADLASLATRMAWMQHHITELTLDNERLKRDLAQAKGGSRPGVGTPATAVYRRARRVVGAPIRRALGSGRQ